The nucleotide window AGAGCAGTTGTCGATTAGCGGAAGTGACCTTGTTGCTGCCACTCGTTTCGACAAGCGTTCAGTCGGTTTCAATACAGCTCTTGAAAGCTATCAGCTCGCCATCACGCACACAGGCGTCTTTTCTCCTTGAATTTATACTCTTGGCGTTGATTCCGTGTAAGTGAGTCACTCGGCAGCCGACGGTCTCCAGGTCGGACGCCCGGCGAATGGCGCAGCGCTCAATGTCAGCATCGCCACGATTATCCCGCCGAATTTCGTACTTGCCCAAAGCAGCCAAAATCCGGATCACAGTCTACGGTGCTTCGCGAGCTTGACATCGCGAGAAGGGACTTTATTTATACCATCATCAAGCCCAGTGACGATTTAGGTTAAATCGATCATATCCCCATCTACTTCGTATGCTTTGTTGCTCCCACGTGTGTTTCGTAGGCCGCCACGCTCCAGCCACAGGGCAGCCCAATTCTAGTGGGGCACCAGCGCAGACTTCAGTGAAAGAAAGCTTCATTCAAGTGAGATGTTTACCATCAGGCTCGCGCAAAAACGCTTCACCAGCAGCCCGCTCACATAGCAAACATaccgcacgcacgcgcagccGCCTTCGCCATGGCAGCCCCGTGCCAGatcctcgtcatggccagCGGCAACGGGTCCAACTTCcaggccctgctcgacgccgtcgccaccggcCGCATCCTCAACTCGTGCATCTGCCGTCTCATCGTCAACCGGAGCAAGGCCTACGCCACGACCCGCGCCGACACCCACGGCGTGCCCTGGGAGTACTTCAATCTCATCTCGCACGGCTTCCAGCAAAagggcgagcgcgacccggagcggctgcagcacgcccgcgacgagtacgacgccgccctggctGAAAAGGTGCTGGCGCTCGAGACGCGGCCGCAGCTCATCGTCTTGGCCGGGTGGATGTACATATTCGGCGAGCGGTTCCTTGACCCCATCAGCGCCGCAGGCATCAAGGTCATTAATTTGCACCCGGCGCTGCCAGGTACGCCCGCCGACTATGCCTACGATGGAGGCGAGTTCACCAAGCTAACACGCCCGCAGGCAAATATGACGGCGCTCATGCCATTGAGCGGGCATTCGAGGACTTCAAGGCGGGAAAACTGGAAAACAACAAGACGGGCATCATGGTGCACAATGTTATCAAGCAGGTCGAccagggcgaggccatcttAACCAGGGAGGTCGAGTGCCTACCTGGTGACGActtggcggcgctcgaggagcggATACATTCCCACGAGCACGCTTTGATTGTGGAAGCCACAGCAAAGCTTGTAGGCGAGATCCTGGCACAAAAGCAATAGCGGACGGGTATCATGGAGTTATGATTTAAAACAAGGCGCGGCAGGAAGCCGCTAAGTACTCGGCACGATGGGATGAAGATTTGCTTTGGCATTCGGacgacccgccgccggccaagtTCGGGCTCTTCTACGAGCAACGAAGACATGTTCGGGTCCAGTCATCTTCTGTGCGCCGGCAGCACCCTAACTATTCCAGATAGATGTGGAATGATATCCCCCGAATCTATATCCTGCCTCAAGGTTACGCAGGATCGTTAATCCTGCGCCCATCACGGCCGATTCTTCATACGTAGAACGTCATCATCATGTTCTCGTC belongs to Purpureocillium takamizusanense chromosome 1, complete sequence and includes:
- the ade5 gene encoding Phosphoribosylglycinamide formyltransferase 1 (EggNog:ENOG503P2A1~BUSCO:EOG09264G7L~COG:G); translated protein: MAAPCQILVMASGNGSNFQALLDAVATGRILNSCICRLIVNRSKAYATTRADTHGVPWEYFNLISHGFQQKGERDPERLQHARDEYDAALAEKVLALETRPQLIVLAGWMYIFGERFLDPISAAGIKVINLHPALPGKYDGAHAIERAFEDFKAGKLENNKTGIMVHNVIKQVDQGEAILTREVECLPGDDLAALEERIHSHEHALIVEATAKLVGEILAQKQ